GGAGTATATACACGATGGCCATCTTTCCTTAAAAGTGCAGCCACTTTCCCCCAGACATAACTACCATCCCATGCACCATGAACAAGTACAAACGTTTCCATCAAATTCTCCTCCCATAATCCCCCAAAATATATTATGTATTTTCACAAATATCATAACAATAATTAGAAAAATATACCATTAAAAGAAATTATAAAAAAAGAGAGGCTCACATACTCCTCTCTTCTTCCAAAACACTATTTACTTTCTACAATTAAGGTCACCGGACCATCGTTTACTAAAGAAACGTCCATCATTGCTCCGAATTTACCTGTTTCTACGTGCAGCCCTTGTTTACGAATTTCTTCGTTAAAGAAATCGTATAAGCGCTCTGCATAGTCAGGTTTCGCAGCATTCATAAAGTTTGGGCGTCTTCCTTTACGACAATCCCCGTATAATGTAAATTGCGAGATGGATAAAACTTGTCCTTTTACATCGAGTATAGAATGGTTCATTTTGCCGTTCTCATCTTCAAAAATACGTAAGTTCGCAATTTTTTCAGCAATGTAAGCTGCATCTTGTTCTGTATCTTCATGCGTAATGCCAACTAGTAATGTTAAGCCAAACGGAATTTGTCCCACAATCTCACCATCTACTGTGACGGACGCTTCCTTTGATCGCTGTAAGACAACTCTCATATGTTATACACTCCCTATTAATGCATCATACGGCGTACTGCATAAATTTCTGGAACTTGTTTAATACGCTCTACTACCTTTTTCAAATGTTGTAAGTTACGAATGGA
The window above is part of the Bacillus cytotoxicus NVH 391-98 genome. Proteins encoded here:
- the dtd gene encoding D-aminoacyl-tRNA deacylase, which codes for MRVVLQRSKEASVTVDGEIVGQIPFGLTLLVGITHEDTEQDAAYIAEKIANLRIFEDENGKMNHSILDVKGQVLSISQFTLYGDCRKGRRPNFMNAAKPDYAERLYDFFNEEIRKQGLHVETGKFGAMMDVSLVNDGPVTLIVESK